In Pseudanabaena yagii GIHE-NHR1, the following proteins share a genomic window:
- a CDS encoding glucosaminidase domain-containing protein — MRRKQFLQIGVGAIAIFSIDRLGKNSVQAQDFLSLPTGSRREQVCSQVIAGQIDRIMGGGLTSEVQLLRLLRLNNAPLNIYGDLPTIYREEAVIEGVNYDIAFCQMCLETGFLQFDGDVKPEQNNFGGIGAIGNGIRGDSFSDRRIGVRAQIQHLKAYATTQPLVQPLVDPRFSLIKRGTAPLLSQLSGRWAEDLNYDKKIMSILRRLYQLSGFF, encoded by the coding sequence ATGAGAAGAAAGCAGTTTCTTCAAATTGGGGTTGGTGCGATCGCAATATTCTCAATTGATCGCCTAGGCAAAAACTCTGTTCAAGCTCAAGATTTTTTATCTTTACCCACAGGCTCACGTAGGGAGCAAGTATGCTCTCAAGTAATCGCTGGGCAGATTGATCGCATTATGGGAGGTGGTCTTACTTCTGAAGTACAGCTTTTGCGACTTTTGCGACTCAATAATGCCCCTTTAAACATTTATGGTGACTTACCGACGATCTATCGCGAAGAAGCGGTGATTGAAGGGGTTAATTATGATATTGCCTTTTGTCAAATGTGTTTAGAAACTGGGTTCTTGCAATTTGATGGGGATGTCAAACCTGAGCAAAATAATTTCGGTGGCATTGGGGCGATCGGTAATGGTATACGCGGTGATAGCTTTAGCGATCGCCGCATCGGTGTAAGAGCGCAAATCCAGCATCTCAAGGCTTACGCAACGACGCAACCATTAGTACAGCCTTTAGTTGATCCAAGGTTTAGTCTGATCAAACGGGGTACGGCTCCTTTACTAAGTCAACTGAGTGGCAGATGGGCAGAAGACCTCAACTACGACAAAAAAATTATGTCAATTCTACGCCGCCTCTATCAATTGTCAGGTTTTTTCTAA
- the aroC gene encoding chorismate synthase, with product MGSTFGHLFRVTTFGESHGGGVGAIVDGCPPQLELSEADIQVDLDRRKPGQSKIVTPRREDDRAQILSGVFEGKTLGTPIMILVQNKDARSQDYSEMAEKFRPSHADATYQAKYGIRNWQGGGRSSARETIGRVAAGVIAKKILKQAAGVEIIAYVRQVKDLVAPDIDPNTVTLEQVESNILRCPDSVMAEKMIDFIDKIRRDGNSVGGIVECVARNVPVGLGDPVFDKLEADLAKAVMSLPASKGFEIGSGFDGVHLTGREHNDEFYMDGDRLRTRTNNSGGIQGGISNGENIILRVAFKPTATILLEQKTVSVAGEETTLTGRGRHDPCVLPRAVPMVEAMVALVLCDRYLTQKTVSI from the coding sequence ATGGGTAGTACATTCGGGCATTTATTTCGCGTCACAACTTTTGGGGAATCTCACGGCGGTGGCGTGGGAGCGATCGTCGATGGATGCCCACCACAGCTTGAGCTTAGTGAAGCTGATATTCAGGTCGATCTCGATCGCCGTAAACCCGGACAAAGCAAAATTGTGACTCCACGCCGCGAAGATGATCGCGCCCAAATTTTGTCAGGAGTTTTTGAAGGCAAAACCCTTGGCACGCCGATCATGATTTTGGTGCAAAACAAAGATGCCCGTAGCCAAGACTATTCAGAAATGGCAGAAAAATTTCGCCCTTCCCATGCCGATGCCACCTATCAAGCAAAATATGGCATTCGGAACTGGCAAGGCGGCGGTAGATCTTCGGCAAGGGAAACCATCGGTCGGGTTGCCGCAGGTGTGATCGCCAAAAAAATCTTAAAACAAGCCGCAGGTGTGGAAATCATTGCCTATGTAAGACAGGTGAAAGATTTAGTTGCGCCCGATATTGATCCGAATACAGTCACCTTAGAGCAGGTCGAAAGTAATATTTTGCGTTGTCCTGATTCTGTAATGGCGGAAAAAATGATTGACTTCATCGACAAAATCCGCCGCGATGGTAACTCCGTTGGCGGCATCGTTGAATGCGTGGCTCGAAATGTGCCTGTAGGTTTGGGCGATCCTGTCTTTGATAAGTTGGAAGCGGATCTTGCCAAAGCCGTGATGTCTTTACCTGCTAGCAAAGGTTTTGAGATTGGTTCAGGTTTTGATGGCGTTCACCTCACTGGGCGCGAACATAACGATGAGTTTTATATGGATGGCGATCGCCTACGGACTCGCACCAATAATTCTGGCGGAATTCAAGGTGGGATTTCTAATGGAGAGAATATTATTTTGCGCGTTGCCTTTAAGCCAACGGCAACAATTTTGCTAGAACAGAAAACTGTATCAGTTGCAGGTGAAGAAACCACTCTCACTGGTAGAGGTCGTCATGATCCCTGTGTGTTACCTCGCGCTGTACCAATGGTGGAAGCAATGGTGGCTTTAGTACTATGCGATCGCTATCTCACTCAAAAAACAGTTTCTATTTAA